The proteins below are encoded in one region of Belonocnema kinseyi isolate 2016_QV_RU_SX_M_011 chromosome 1, B_treatae_v1, whole genome shotgun sequence:
- the LOC117180038 gene encoding uncharacterized protein LOC117180038, translating to MKGSSPSYSTIEQWVSKLKKGRTSTSDEPRSGRLFDVATPEIIEKINKMVIEDYRLTLNEIAEDTIISTEHVRNILHEHLGMEKHCCRYCCHHYTPESKQQSKQ from the coding sequence ATGAAAGGCTCTTCTCCATCATATTCGACGATTGAACAGTGGGTTTCTAAATTGAAGAAAGGTCGCACGAGCACttctgacgaaccacgttcaggacgcCTATTTGATGTTGCAACAccagaaattattgaaaaaattaataaaatggtgATAGAAGACTACAGATTAACGTTGAATGAGATAGCTGAGGATACTATAATTTCAACTGAGCATGTACGaaatattttacatgaacattTGGGCATGGAGAAGCACTGCTGTCGGTACTGCTGTCACCACTACACTCCAGAAAGTAAACAGCAGTCGAAACAATAA